The Marmota flaviventris isolate mMarFla1 chromosome 5, mMarFla1.hap1, whole genome shotgun sequence genome includes the window attgttgttttgttgttgtttgtttttgagattgggtctcatTAATGCCTGGGCTTGTCTAGGCGgtaactcctaggctcaagtgattcCTCCACCACAGCCTCCCAAATACCTAGCCCACCATCCTGCCTTGGCTTCATGACATTAGAGTTAAAAGAAACGTATaaacagaagcagagaaaatTGATAGAGAGAAATTTGATTATGAGAAGTAAAATGATAGTGCAAAAGAGTATGACTATTCAGATTGAACAAAAGGATATTATAAACTAACCTTTGCCAAGGAATCTCCAGTAGTTTGTGGTTGATCCTCTCTGTCCCTAGAATCAGGTAAACTGGGGCTGAAGGCCATGAGGTCAGTCTTGGGCAGGCCTTCGCCAGAGCACACCCTCTGCCTCCTCTGCTGCGAGTAAGACCAGCTCCCCACCGCGCTGGAGCACACCAGCGTGGGCTTCCCAGGTCTACAGGAGCCCTCCGTGGGCACCGCTGAACACCTAAACGCCGTGTACAGCAACAGCGTGAGCACCAACAGGCTGGAAATTGCACAGATGGCAATGATCAGGTACACGTTGACATCCACTAGCGCCGCGTCGTGGCCAGCAGTGCCCGCCAGTGCCCTGGAGGAGGTCTTTGGCACCTGGCCGCTCTCCACCAGAGACACCAGAACTGTGGCGGTGGCGGTCAGCGCCGGTTCACCGTGGTCTTTCACCAGCACCAGCAGGCACTGGCGTGGCGCGTCTGCTTCATCCAGGGCGCGGGTTGTACTGATCTCGCCCGTATACAGACCCACACGGAATGGGCTGCGCGAGCCACCGGATAACTGTAGCAGCTCATAAGACAGCCAGGCGTTGTAGCCAGAGTCAGCATCCACTGCACGCACTTTCGTTACCACGTGGCCGGCACCCACTGACCACTGCACCAGTTCATTCAAAGCTCCCCCTGTGTCACCTGTCCTAGGTGCCAGCAGTGTTGGCATGTTGTCGTTCTCATCCAGCACAAACACTTGCAGCGTCACGTTGCTGCCCAGGGGTGGCACACCAGCGTCGCGGGCACTCACCTGAAACTGAAGCAGCTCAATCTCTTCGTGGTCCAGAGGCTGCAGAGCATACACTTTGCCGCTCTCCGCATGCACTGACACGAAGCTCGACAGCGCACGCTCACCCACCCGCCGCTCCACCAGAGAGTAAGACACCAGAGCATTCTCCTGCGCATCTGCATCATGCGCAGACACCGTGAAgatgtgacagcctggcgggttgTTCTCCTTCACGAACACTGTGTACTCGGGCTGCGCGAACAATGGCGCATTGTCATTTACGTCAGCCACCTCCACGGACACACTGGCTGTGGCCCACAGCGAAGGGGAGCCCCCGTCCCTGGCGGTCACCACCAGCTTATAGTCAGATATGGTCTCGCGGTCCAGGGCGCTGTCCAGCACCAAAGAATAGTAATTCTTGAAAGTGGACACTAGCTTGAAGGGAACATGTGACGTCAGGTGACAAGTCACCTGTCCGTTGGCACCTGAGTCACGATCTGACACGCTGATCAGTGCGACAACGGTGCCCAGTGGAGTGTTCTCTCTGATTGGAAGTGATAGGGACTTGAATTCCAAAGTTGGGACATTGTCATTGGTATCTTCTACTTCTACAATAACTCTACAGTGGCCAGAGAGTGGAAGCTGTCCTTTGTCAAAGCCCTCTACAAGAATTTCATAGGATTTGCATTCTTCGAAATCAATATATCCTTTTACGAAAATTTGTCCTGTAACTGGGTCTATGTGGAACTTGGATTTCACATTTGGTGAAATATCAGtagaaaatgagtaaataataTCTCCATTCGAGCCTTCATCTAAATCTGAAGCATTAACTTTGATTACCAAGGTTCCATTTGGAACATTTTCTGGTAATTTCACCGTATAGAGTGTTCTGTCAAAAACTGGAGCATTGTCATTAGCATCCAGTACTGTAATGAGTAACTGGACTGTGCCTGTCAGCTCGGGTTTGCCCCCATCAGTGACAGTGAGTACTAAAAAAATCTCCGGAGTTTCTTCTCGGTCTAAAGATTTCCGTAATAGAAGCCCAAGACCTTTTACCCGTGGGTCATCGGATggtttttccaaagaaaaatactCATTGGGGCTCAGCGAGTAAGTGAGCAGAGCGTTGACTCCGATATCTGCATCAGAGGCGCCCTCTAGTGGTAGCCGAGTATCAAGTGGCTTGGATTCTGCAATGAACAAATTCTTTTGTGTCGCCAGGAACACAGGCGGGTTATCATTAATGTCCTTCACCTCCACTTCCACATGAAAAACCTGCAGCGGTCTGTCCACGATCACCTCCAGGTGGATGCTACACTCCGCGCTCCGCCCGCACAGCTCCTCCCGGTCGATCCGAGAATTCACAAACAAAATGCCATTCTGCAGATTTACCTCCAGAAGGTCCCCGCGGTCCTTGGACGCCACCCGGAACAGACGCGGCACCAGCTCCGCCAGCTCCAGCCCCAGATCCTGAGCGATGCGGCCCACGAAGGTGCCGTGTTTGACCTCTTCGGGAATGGAGTAGTGGAGTTGGCCACTCCCTGCCTCCCAGATTGCGAGGAGCAGAAAGGAAAGCAGCAGGCGCTGGGATTCCGGGCCACTTCCCCAGGAAAATTCCATGACAAGCGTACAGAGCTTTATTATGATTAGGAATCTTGTCTCAAAGTTAGGAAAAATCTGTTTGGTCATTTCCATGCAGCAGCATCCTCCATTTTTCAAACGCCGGATTGTGGATGCAGCTTCTTTCCagtaagaagaaatattttcccttttattcttgTTCCTGTCAGGTGTATTTTATGGTAAAGAGCGACATCATGTGGCTTCAAACCGTAAGTACCGATTCCGGAAACCCATACTACTATCATTGCCAGGTCTTATTTTATTTAGGGGCTTCTCCGAACACATTTCCAGTTTGGGGATAACAAGAATACTGAGGAAAACATTCTGCACCAAAGAAATTTGATTGTGATTCTTAGTTTTACCACAGAAGTAACTTCTACTACAGTGGAAATCCTTTTTTATACAGATCTTAAGTATTTACAAAGAACCAACTGTAGTTaatgaaaactttgaaaatatacaaTTGTGAAGTGTTGATAAGGAAAATTCATGATAGTTTCCTTGTATTATTTGGCATTCTAGAGGTTATTATTAATTATGACACCCTGCCTATCCTTGTACTTGCATTACTGGTGTTGAAGCAAAGGGAATGGTACCTGGGGAAATTGGTTCCAAGGACAAAGCCATTGAAAggtaaatttgcaaatatttttaagaagcatTCAAAGACTATCATAATTTCATTGAATATCTTCCTTGAGTCACCTAAGGGCCAAATGCTCAAGGGGGCTTTAACAAGGAAGTAGAAACTTCTAGTTaaaacacaaatatgaaaaattgtgctatatatgtgtaatatgagttggaatgcattctgctgtcatatataacaaattcgattaaatttttttaaaaagaaacttctagTAAATAGCTTGTGTGATGAAGTATTCCAGATAATGTTATTGACTGTAACTTATTTACCTCCTATAAGCAAGTAGAGTATTCTAATTTTTACTCTAATGGTTTATAAATACCTGCCTGATCTCCAATGTCTTAGATGACTACTTAGACCTCTACTTTTCCAGTGTCTAAGATTCCTACTTTCTCCTATTGTACTCATATATTTTAGTCAAACAGGATAATTGGctacattcaattttttttcttaaaattctcctttagggttgtggctcagcggtagagctctcatctagcacgtgtgaggaactgggttcgattctcagcaccacataaaaataaataaagcaactgtatccaactacagctaaaaaaattaaaattaaaaatagatacttAACATTTACTAGACATTTATGATAATAGAAATGGTTTGGTTTTAATTGCctaataaaatacattaatataagGTGATCATAAGATTAATCTGGAAATATGATGTCTTAAGCACTCTGAAAACtttctaaataatacaaaaatattttccctacGAAATTGCCCTAATTAAGATATATTTCAATTTCCATGTGGAAAACGTGGCTTTTAGCTTGATTTTCATGCCAATTTTTTACAGTCATCATCTCTGAATCATCCCCAGTCTTAATGAGCAATTAAATCTTCCCAATACAGTATGatacatttttgtaaataaacaatACAGAAGGAGGTAGTGATAATAGCAATTGTCAAACTTTTTGCTGCTTAAATACTTAAATTCATTTCCTTTGTGTTTGCCTAAACAAAAAATGCCATCTAGTGAAAATAGTTTTGGGTTCTCCTCTATGAAGAGCCACACccacaaaaaacaacttttggaATCATAACAGAAATCAGAGTACTTTCTCTGTTTGGGGACCCAACTTTTGGGTTTTACAAAATGATCATAGATCAAGCACACTGggagaaattgaaaataattcaattctcagtcattttattttaaaaatatttaaatgtatagaTGAGGAATgcaacagaataaaaatatttatttgaaataaataccTATCCACTGTTCACTTAGTATAGCATCAATACAtctctaagaagaaaaaaaaactaaaaaattttcaaaatgtttttgtcAAGAGTCTTGTTAGTCAAGAATTTCAAGAGGAAGAAAGCTCAATTTGAAGTCCGAAGTCTCATATCCATCAAGGCAAGAACTTTGGATGATTCTATTATTTACAACAGGATGATAATAgaactaacaaaataaatattaaatcaaggCTGGATTAATACTTGATGAACAAGTGGCAGCAAAGGATATgcttgaaaataaaatgcaagtgGGAAAAGAGAGGAGTGAGGGacataattattttacattttggactCTCTACAATATCTTTGAGTGACAATTGGTTTCAATTTGTTACTAATTGTACACAAGGGGGCTCTACActactacaatcccagccctttaatttttttattttgtgacatgatctcacttaaattgttgaggatggctttgaacttgtgaactcctgcctctgcctccagagtcaccagaattacaggaatgcatcaccatgcccaacttaaaaattctttttaaaataacatttaaatatgcCACAGAAGAATTAAAATTTCACTTCATATCGATATTTTCATTAttgctaataaaaataatgagaaaaatgaagataacCAAACATAgcggtgcatgcctctaatcctagagatttgggaggctggaaCAGAAGGGCCGAGAGTTGTAGGCCAGCCTGCATGATGCAatgaaaagaggtaaaagacaGTTATTCTGCAGGTAGCACTTGGCCACAAGTTAGAGTAAATTCTGTAAATAATGAAATTcgtccaagaaaaaaaaaatttatttgtaccCAGACATTTAGCAATAAAATAATCCTGCTACTGCACttatcaacaaaacaaaataacaatataaatgttaatctcactgttcatttcttcattcaaaatTTAGTCACAAAGAATCTGACCATTTTAATCACAAAATCAGCAACTGAAAAATGCTAATTAGTAGAATAGAGTGTAGTGTAATTAACCTTAAACATGTTTTCAAGGGGGTGAAaacacaggaatttttttttaaaaaaagagaacgCTTTGGAAAGAATGATAAATTACTCACTTTGGCAGAGAGATCCATGTCCATAGCCAGTTGCTCCTCTCTATCCTGGTTAACTGGACATGGTGGAAGACTGGGGCTAAAAGCCATGAGGTCGGTCTTGGGTGGGCCCTCTCCAGAGCACATCTTCTGTCGCCTCTGCTGTGAGTACGACCAACTCCCCACCGCGCTGGAGCACACCAGCGTGGGCTTTCCAGGACCACAAGTGTCCTTGTTGGGTTCCGCAGAGCACCGAAACACTGTGTACAGCAGCAGGGTGAGCACCAACAGGCTGGATACCGCGCAGATGGCGATGATCAGGTACACGTTCACATCCACTAGCGCCGCCTCGCGGCCCGCGGCGCCAGTCAAGGCCCTTGAGGCCTTTGGCGCCTGGCTGCTTTCCACTAGAGACAGCAACACTGTGGTTGTGGCAGTCAGTGCCGGCTCCCCGTGGTCTTTGACCAGCACCAGCAGACGGTAGTGCTGCGCATCCGATTCATCCAGGGCTCG containing:
- the LOC114084282 gene encoding protocadherin alpha-4, encoding MEFSWGSGPESQRLLLSFLLLAIWEAGSGQLHYSIPEEVKHGTFVGRIAQDLGLELAELVPRLFRVASKDRGDLLEVNLQNGILFVNSRIDREELCGRSAECSIHLEVIVDRPLQVFHVEVEVKDINDNPPVFLATQKNLFIAESKPLDTRLPLEGASDADIGVNALLTYSLSPNEYFSLEKPSDDPRVKGLGLLLRKSLDREETPEIFLVLTVTDGGKPELTGTVQLLITVLDANDNAPVFDRTLYTVKLPENVPNGTLVIKVNASDLDEGSNGDIIYSFSTDISPNVKSKFHIDPVTGQIFVKGYIDFEECKSYEILVEGFDKGQLPLSGHCRVIVEVEDTNDNVPTLEFKSLSLPIRENTPLGTVVALISVSDRDSGANGQVTCHLTSHVPFKLVSTFKNYYSLVLDSALDRETISDYKLVVTARDGGSPSLWATASVSVEVADVNDNAPLFAQPEYTVFVKENNPPGCHIFTVSAHDADAQENALVSYSLVERRVGERALSSFVSVHAESGKVYALQPLDHEEIELLQFQVSARDAGVPPLGSNVTLQVFVLDENDNMPTLLAPRTGDTGGALNELVQWSVGAGHVVTKVRAVDADSGYNAWLSYELLQLSGGSRSPFRVGLYTGEISTTRALDEADAPRQCLLVLVKDHGEPALTATATVLVSLVESGQVPKTSSRALAGTAGHDAALVDVNVYLIIAICAISSLLVLTLLLYTAFRCSAVPTEGSCRPGKPTLVCSSAVGSWSYSQQRRQRVCSGEGLPKTDLMAFSPSLPDSRDREDQPQTTGDSLAKVSL